In Acidaminococcus timonensis, one DNA window encodes the following:
- a CDS encoding BamA/OMP85 family outer membrane protein translates to MKNQVNWRRLSLAILASMALASPVYASEEVTRSQDINLSSHKTTAGASQGVGTIQVNTETVKPAATTATAETAEQATDETPRYREVRRNGVTYIEKVGRKQLEKEKKKAEADEEQLEARMTQQKEIQEAESKQLPGRSVLQQSVLSDTDITSQEKQYEAISRESAPFVGQTVTKVTLVGASHEDIGKLADVLKMPAGTKFTKEGLQDDIRALYETGWFYDIKPVFTQVPEGVQIKYQLEENPVLTDLDIEGNTVISTGDIKKALDLPVGKVLNSRDVNIGARKVESLYSQQGYILAKVADVRMQPDGRLIVQVAEGVIEDFRVKGNTKTKDRVIIREMRMKKGEPFNAKKARRAMQKIYNLGFFEDVNIRLNPGQMPNTISVEVSVVETSTGTFGIGAGYSDADGFLGMVSIGDKNFMGTGDSVSARWEFGGDSETKANFEVSYVKPWIDDKETTAGFTFYNMTNEYVDYNRDGDEIARYYKKRIGEELFFSRVTDNEFITNSVTLKNRDDKYKKPVDGYSTQWFEGNVHEYPDDYDWDKQERLKKNFGTTRSITLARTLDTRDNIYDPREGKRTQYSVEVANFGGDFNFEKYMADYRYYYRMGKDNVWALDLGAGYANGDMPLSQRFSVGGSDILRGYRDDQFKGNSMLKGSLEFRYPIIKKVQGVFFTDTGYAWSKDYGEDDFDLGKMKYSTGVGLRINSPLGPIKLDYGFRLAGGDRGGRFHFSFGGQF, encoded by the coding sequence ATGAAGAATCAAGTAAACTGGCGGCGTTTGTCTCTGGCAATCCTGGCTTCCATGGCTCTGGCATCTCCGGTGTATGCATCGGAAGAAGTCACCCGCAGCCAGGACATCAACCTGAGCAGCCATAAAACGACTGCAGGCGCCAGCCAGGGCGTGGGCACCATCCAGGTGAACACGGAAACGGTGAAACCGGCTGCCACCACGGCAACGGCTGAAACCGCAGAACAGGCAACGGATGAAACGCCCCGCTACCGGGAAGTCCGCCGCAACGGCGTGACCTACATCGAAAAAGTAGGCAGGAAACAGCTGGAAAAGGAAAAAAAGAAGGCGGAGGCTGACGAAGAACAGCTGGAGGCCCGGATGACCCAGCAGAAGGAAATCCAGGAAGCGGAAAGCAAGCAGCTTCCCGGCCGCAGCGTGCTCCAGCAGTCCGTCCTTTCCGATACGGATATCACATCCCAGGAAAAACAGTATGAAGCCATTTCCAGGGAGTCCGCTCCCTTCGTGGGACAGACTGTCACCAAGGTGACGCTTGTCGGCGCTTCCCATGAAGATATCGGCAAATTGGCTGACGTGCTGAAGATGCCTGCGGGCACCAAATTCACCAAGGAAGGGCTCCAGGATGACATCCGGGCCCTGTACGAAACCGGCTGGTTCTATGACATCAAACCGGTCTTCACCCAGGTGCCGGAAGGGGTCCAGATCAAGTACCAGCTGGAAGAGAACCCGGTGCTCACCGATCTGGATATCGAAGGCAATACGGTGATTTCTACCGGTGACATCAAGAAGGCACTGGATCTGCCGGTGGGCAAGGTGCTGAACTCCCGGGACGTGAACATCGGAGCCCGGAAAGTGGAAAGCCTGTACAGCCAGCAGGGTTACATCCTGGCCAAGGTGGCCGATGTACGGATGCAGCCGGATGGCCGTCTGATCGTACAGGTGGCTGAAGGGGTCATCGAAGACTTCCGGGTCAAGGGCAACACCAAGACCAAGGACCGGGTCATCATCCGGGAAATGCGGATGAAGAAGGGAGAACCCTTCAATGCCAAGAAAGCCCGCCGGGCCATGCAGAAGATTTATAATCTGGGCTTCTTCGAAGATGTGAACATCCGCCTGAACCCGGGTCAGATGCCCAATACGATTTCTGTGGAAGTTTCCGTGGTGGAAACCAGCACCGGTACCTTCGGCATCGGCGCCGGATACAGTGACGCAGACGGGTTCCTGGGTATGGTCAGCATCGGTGACAAGAACTTCATGGGTACCGGCGACAGTGTCAGCGCCCGTTGGGAATTCGGTGGAGACTCTGAAACCAAAGCCAACTTCGAAGTCTCCTATGTGAAGCCCTGGATCGATGACAAGGAAACCACCGCCGGCTTCACCTTCTACAACATGACCAACGAATACGTGGACTACAACCGGGACGGGGATGAAATCGCACGGTACTACAAGAAACGGATCGGTGAGGAACTGTTCTTCAGCCGGGTCACCGACAATGAGTTCATCACCAACAGCGTCACGTTGAAGAACCGGGATGATAAATACAAGAAACCGGTGGATGGCTACAGCACCCAGTGGTTCGAAGGGAATGTCCACGAATATCCGGACGATTATGACTGGGATAAACAGGAACGGCTGAAGAAGAACTTCGGGACCACCCGCAGCATCACCCTGGCCCGTACCCTGGATACCCGGGATAACATCTACGATCCCCGGGAAGGGAAACGGACCCAGTACTCGGTGGAAGTGGCCAACTTCGGAGGTGACTTCAACTTCGAGAAATACATGGCCGATTACCGGTACTACTATCGGATGGGCAAGGACAACGTGTGGGCCCTGGACCTGGGAGCCGGTTATGCCAACGGGGATATGCCCCTGTCCCAGCGCTTCAGCGTAGGCGGCAGCGACATCCTCCGCGGGTACCGGGATGACCAGTTCAAGGGCAACAGCATGCTGAAGGGCTCTCTGGAATTCCGGTATCCCATCATCAAGAAGGTCCAGGGCGTGTTCTTCACCGATACAGGCTATGCCTGGAGCAAGGATTACGGGGAAGATGATTTCGACCTGGGCAAGATGAAATACTCCACCGGTGTAGGTCTGCGGATCAATTCTCCGCTGGGACCCATTAAGCTGGATTATGGCTTCCGGCTGGCTGGCGGCGACCGTGGCGGCCGCTTCCACTTCAGCTTTGGCGGCCAGTTCTGA